One window of the Archangium primigenium genome contains the following:
- a CDS encoding twin-arginine translocase TatA/TatE family subunit, translating into MLGLRPGELLFIGFILVVVFSAARMGQLGNAVGRFVYSFKKASKGGDLVDAKTLPRARRGADVTDADYTDSGPKRG; encoded by the coding sequence ATGTTGGGACTGCGGCCCGGAGAACTCCTCTTCATCGGCTTCATCCTGGTGGTGGTGTTCTCCGCCGCCCGGATGGGCCAGCTCGGCAACGCCGTGGGCCGGTTCGTCTATTCGTTCAAGAAGGCCTCCAAGGGCGGAGACCTGGTGGACGCCAAGACGCTGCCCCGGGCCCGGCGCGGCGCGGACGTCACCGACGCCGACTACACGGACTCCGGCCCCAAGCGCGGCTGA
- a CDS encoding polyhydroxyalkanoate synthesis regulator DNA-binding domain-containing protein: MSEPEQAGVPGPAKDPKIIKRYTNRKLYDTVESRYVTLDEIAAMIKDGVEVQIVDNKTKEDLTSVTLAQIIFEEEKKRNRMPLTVLREIIRHPGDSLTDFIQKAVTPRVASIREEAESRINTLLRREDKREEGAEAPAGEAPVSPDEASAAAAAAGGPADLLKASQRALEEWQRRVDERVKQVVENLAGNLPALGRDMQTLSQRLEELEKKLDAQDKKNTGGSEQG, from the coding sequence ATGAGCGAGCCAGAGCAGGCAGGCGTGCCCGGTCCAGCCAAGGACCCCAAGATCATCAAGCGCTACACGAACCGGAAGCTCTACGACACCGTGGAGAGCCGGTACGTCACCCTTGACGAGATCGCCGCGATGATCAAGGACGGGGTCGAGGTCCAGATTGTCGACAACAAGACAAAAGAGGATCTCACCTCGGTCACGCTCGCGCAGATCATCTTCGAGGAGGAGAAGAAGCGTAACCGCATGCCCCTCACGGTGCTCCGGGAGATCATCCGGCACCCGGGTGACTCGCTCACCGACTTCATCCAGAAGGCGGTGACCCCGCGCGTCGCCTCCATCCGCGAGGAGGCCGAGTCGCGCATCAACACCCTGCTGCGGCGCGAGGACAAGCGCGAGGAGGGCGCCGAGGCCCCCGCGGGCGAGGCCCCGGTCAGCCCCGACGAGGCCAGCGCGGCGGCGGCGGCGGCCGGTGGCCCGGCGGACCTGCTCAAGGCGAGCCAGCGCGCCCTGGAGGAGTGGCAGCGCCGGGTGGACGAGCGGGTCAAGCAGGTGGTGGAGAACCTGGCGGGCAACCTGCCGGCGCTCGGCCGCGACATGCAGACGCTCTCCCAGCGCCTGGAGGAGCTCGAGAAGAAGCTCGACGCCCAGGACAAGAAGAACACCGGCGGCTCCGAGCAGGGCTGA
- a CDS encoding RICIN domain-containing protein, whose amino-acid sequence MKTSPPGMKMGCSLALALLGLTPSLALAANESVQVWLTTSSGSALSKRLNVEANKTFGAQSGTSTVIDITDSTTYQTIDGFGAAMTDSSAWLIFNSPQRNTIMNDLFNVGGGAGFNFVRVPMAASDFARNNYSYDDTCCDLNDFSINHDKAYIIPILQQARQINSEVKLHGVPWSAPGWMKFNNSFTGGGYLRNDLYGMYANYFVKFIQGYQGAGLPIHSVSMQNEPHNGNSTYATMQMEPADQSNFATQNLRPALNNAGLGGVKIIAWDHNWQENGSEARFPYDVMAHNGGQAQAAVAGVAYHCYESAEGSYSVQNNFHNAYPNEEIHFTECSGGEWSTDQANNLTWNVRNLVIGPVRNWARTSLYWNIALDQNNGPYTGGCSNCRGMLTVNNSNGTYTKNAEYYAWGHFAKVVRTGAVRVGSTSLGNNNIETVAFKNPDGTLALVALNSNGGSTLTFKVRWGGQSFDYSLPPRSVASFKWKPGTTGGGTPSPTYRLVNKWSNKCLDIVGPDANNGTGIHQWTCHTGSSQQWTLEPTDNGYARLVSRYSGKVLDVASVSTADGGVVYQWDWANGSNQQFKAVSTGNGYYKLEARHSGKVLDVADCTKSGVGDGARLQQWTWASGNDCQQFRLEAL is encoded by the coding sequence ATGAAGACCTCCCCCCCCGGCATGAAGATGGGCTGTTCCCTCGCGCTGGCGCTGTTGGGCCTCACGCCCTCGCTCGCGCTCGCGGCCAACGAGTCCGTGCAGGTGTGGCTCACCACCTCCTCGGGCAGTGCCCTGTCCAAGCGCTTGAACGTCGAGGCGAACAAGACGTTCGGGGCGCAGAGCGGCACCTCGACGGTGATCGACATCACGGACTCGACGACCTACCAGACCATCGACGGCTTCGGCGCGGCGATGACGGACTCGTCCGCGTGGCTCATCTTCAACTCGCCCCAGCGCAACACCATCATGAACGACCTGTTCAACGTGGGGGGCGGGGCGGGCTTCAACTTCGTGCGCGTGCCCATGGCCGCGAGCGACTTCGCGCGCAACAACTACAGCTACGACGACACGTGCTGTGACCTGAACGACTTCTCCATCAACCACGACAAGGCGTACATCATCCCCATCCTGCAGCAGGCGCGGCAGATCAACTCCGAGGTCAAGCTGCACGGCGTGCCGTGGAGCGCGCCGGGCTGGATGAAGTTCAACAACTCCTTCACGGGCGGCGGCTACCTGCGCAACGACCTGTACGGGATGTACGCCAACTACTTCGTGAAGTTCATCCAGGGCTACCAGGGCGCGGGGCTGCCCATCCACTCGGTGAGCATGCAGAACGAGCCGCACAACGGCAACAGCACCTACGCCACCATGCAGATGGAGCCCGCGGACCAGTCCAACTTCGCGACGCAGAACCTGCGGCCGGCGCTCAACAACGCGGGCCTGGGCGGCGTGAAGATCATCGCGTGGGATCACAACTGGCAGGAGAACGGCTCGGAGGCGCGCTTTCCCTATGACGTGATGGCGCACAACGGGGGCCAGGCCCAGGCGGCCGTCGCCGGCGTGGCCTACCACTGCTACGAGAGCGCCGAGGGCTCCTACAGCGTGCAGAACAACTTCCACAACGCCTACCCGAACGAGGAGATCCACTTCACGGAGTGCTCGGGCGGCGAGTGGTCCACGGATCAGGCCAACAACCTCACCTGGAACGTGCGCAACCTCGTCATCGGCCCGGTGCGCAACTGGGCGCGCACCTCGCTGTACTGGAACATCGCGCTGGATCAGAACAACGGCCCCTACACGGGCGGCTGCTCCAACTGCCGCGGCATGCTCACGGTGAACAACAGCAACGGCACGTACACGAAGAACGCGGAGTACTACGCCTGGGGCCACTTCGCGAAGGTGGTGCGCACGGGCGCGGTGCGCGTGGGCTCCACGAGCCTGGGCAACAACAACATCGAGACCGTGGCCTTCAAGAACCCGGACGGCACGCTGGCGCTCGTGGCGCTCAACTCCAACGGCGGCTCGACCCTCACCTTCAAGGTGCGCTGGGGGGGCCAGTCGTTCGACTACTCGCTGCCGCCGCGCTCGGTGGCGTCGTTCAAGTGGAAGCCGGGCACCACCGGGGGCGGCACCCCGAGCCCCACCTACCGGCTGGTGAACAAGTGGTCCAACAAGTGCCTGGACATCGTCGGCCCGGACGCCAACAACGGCACGGGCATCCACCAGTGGACGTGCCACACCGGCTCGAGCCAGCAGTGGACCCTGGAGCCGACGGACAACGGCTACGCGCGGCTCGTGTCGCGCTACAGCGGCAAGGTGCTGGACGTGGCGAGCGTGAGCACCGCGGACGGCGGCGTCGTGTACCAGTGGGACTGGGCCAACGGCAGCAACCAGCAGTTCAAGGCCGTGTCCACGGGCAACGGCTACTACAAGCTGGAGGCGCGCCACAGCGGCAAGGTGCTGGACGTGGCGGACTGCACTAAGAGCGGCGTGGGTGACGGGGCGCGGCTGCAGCAGTGGACGTGGGCCAGCGGCAACGACTGCCAGCAGTTCCGGCTCGAGGCCCTCTAG
- a CDS encoding glycerophosphodiester phosphodiesterase — MLLLAHRGASAHAPENTLAAFQEAVAQGADGVELDAMVCGSGEVVVCHDDFLDRLAGEPWEVRRTPWGRLQRADVGTRLGFAPARIPLLADVLDALPTHFLVNIELKCDHFEDLGLARKVARLVEERDMADRVVISSFNPLCLFRMAAAAPTLRRGFLIDPDKGWGLQAHAVTPLVSSHSVHPYHAQCTPERVEGWRERGLRVAVWTVDDVQRARALREMGVSYLITNTPRAVREALA, encoded by the coding sequence ATGCTCCTGCTCGCCCACCGTGGTGCCAGCGCCCATGCCCCCGAGAACACCCTCGCCGCCTTCCAGGAGGCCGTGGCGCAAGGCGCCGACGGCGTGGAGCTGGACGCCATGGTGTGTGGCTCGGGCGAGGTGGTGGTGTGCCACGACGACTTCCTGGACCGGCTCGCGGGCGAGCCCTGGGAGGTGCGCCGCACGCCGTGGGGGCGCTTGCAGCGCGCGGACGTGGGCACCCGGCTCGGCTTCGCCCCAGCGCGCATCCCCCTGCTCGCGGACGTGCTCGACGCGCTGCCCACGCACTTCCTCGTCAACATCGAGCTCAAGTGCGACCACTTCGAGGACCTGGGCCTCGCGCGCAAGGTGGCGCGGCTCGTGGAGGAGCGGGACATGGCGGACCGGGTGGTCATCTCCAGCTTCAACCCCCTGTGCCTCTTTCGCATGGCCGCCGCCGCGCCCACGCTGCGCCGGGGCTTTCTCATCGACCCGGACAAGGGCTGGGGGCTCCAGGCCCACGCGGTGACGCCGCTCGTCTCCTCGCACTCGGTGCACCCCTACCACGCGCAGTGCACCCCCGAGCGCGTGGAGGGCTGGCGCGAGCGGGGGCTGCGCGTGGCGGTGTGGACGGTGGATGACGTCCAGCGCGCGCGCGCGCTGCGGGAGATGGGCGTGTCCTACCTCATCACCAACACGCCCCGCGCCGTGCGCGAGGCCCTGGCCTAG
- a CDS encoding ArsA-related P-loop ATPase: MNALSRALAHKRVLVSVGSGGVGKTTVSATLALRAAVDGRSSLVCTIDPAKRLANALGLNALGNVEAEVPASAVAPLGLTPRASLHAMMLDMKQTWDDLILRHAPADKREKILSNRFYQSLSSALAGSQEYVALEKLWELRNQRDYELIVLDTPPTAHALDFLEAPNRVLDFLDNEAARWLLTPALAAGKVGLSLFNLGSSYMAKTISRFTGTETLQELANFMLSIAPMNESFRERARSVRELLKAEQTGFVLVTSPGRERLDEVMHFHRLLQQSRMEVVAVVVNRVHPLPDPALRQEARGLISTRRAKVETTLDEMTLLAEQDARGIAELQAACGDTPLIQVPRFEMDVHEIGALWRTGRFLMGEELIPTPPSPPSPA; encoded by the coding sequence GTGAACGCCCTGTCGCGGGCCCTGGCCCACAAGCGCGTGCTCGTGTCGGTGGGCTCCGGCGGCGTGGGCAAGACGACCGTCTCGGCCACCCTCGCCCTGCGCGCCGCGGTGGACGGACGCAGCAGCCTCGTGTGCACCATCGATCCCGCCAAGCGCCTGGCCAACGCGCTCGGGCTCAACGCCCTGGGCAACGTGGAGGCCGAGGTGCCCGCGAGCGCCGTGGCGCCGCTGGGCCTCACCCCGCGCGCCTCCCTGCACGCGATGATGCTGGACATGAAGCAGACGTGGGACGACCTCATCCTGCGCCATGCCCCGGCGGACAAGCGCGAGAAGATCCTCTCCAACCGCTTCTACCAGTCGCTGTCCAGCGCGCTCGCCGGCAGCCAGGAGTACGTCGCCCTGGAGAAGCTCTGGGAGCTGCGCAACCAGCGCGACTACGAGCTCATCGTCCTGGACACCCCGCCCACCGCGCACGCGCTCGACTTCCTGGAGGCGCCCAACCGCGTGCTGGACTTCCTGGACAACGAGGCGGCCCGGTGGCTGCTCACCCCGGCGCTCGCCGCGGGCAAGGTGGGCCTGTCCCTGTTCAACCTGGGCAGCAGCTACATGGCCAAGACCATCTCCAGGTTCACCGGCACGGAGACGCTCCAGGAGCTGGCCAACTTCATGCTCTCCATCGCGCCCATGAACGAGAGCTTCCGCGAGCGCGCGCGCAGCGTGCGCGAGCTGCTCAAGGCCGAGCAGACCGGCTTCGTGCTGGTGACGAGCCCCGGGCGCGAGCGGCTGGACGAGGTCATGCACTTCCACCGGCTGCTGCAGCAGAGCCGCATGGAGGTGGTGGCCGTGGTCGTCAACCGCGTCCACCCCCTGCCCGACCCCGCCCTGCGCCAGGAGGCCCGGGGCCTCATCTCCACCCGGCGCGCCAAGGTGGAGACGACCCTGGACGAGATGACGCTCCTGGCCGAGCAGGACGCGCGCGGCATCGCCGAGCTGCAGGCCGCCTGCGGCGACACGCCCCTCATCCAGGTGCCCCGCTTCGAGATGGACGTGCACGAGATTGGCGCCCTGTGGCGCACCGGCCGCTTCCTCATGGGCGAGGAGCTCATCCCCACGCCTCCCTCCCCGCCCTCCCCGGCCTGA
- a CDS encoding ArsA family ATPase → MAALLDKRLWIVTGKGGVGKSTIAAALALRSARAGRRTLVCEVNTQERISRMLGHEPVGPEVTALEDNLWAVDVRPQEAMREYALMVLRFETLYKTVFENKVVRYFLRFIPSLQELVLLGKILFHAQEKRPDGQPLWDTIVMDAPATGHAITFLSVPQVLLQTVPPGPMAREALKMKDVLEDPAVTAAVLVSLPEELPVNETLELHTALRTRVRVRTHAAVLNATFPERFSEDDLEALVDQPGLLQVAHAHHARAAQTVLAQVKLERNLNVPVHRVPRIFTPNFDRSAIEQVMHHLESLVTGKEGA, encoded by the coding sequence ATGGCGGCGCTGCTCGACAAGAGGTTGTGGATCGTCACTGGCAAGGGCGGCGTGGGCAAGAGCACCATCGCCGCCGCGCTCGCGCTGCGCTCGGCGCGCGCGGGCCGGCGCACCCTGGTGTGCGAGGTGAACACCCAGGAGCGCATCAGCCGCATGCTGGGGCATGAGCCCGTGGGCCCGGAGGTGACGGCCCTGGAGGACAACCTGTGGGCCGTGGACGTGCGCCCCCAGGAGGCCATGCGCGAGTACGCCCTCATGGTCCTGCGCTTCGAGACCCTCTACAAGACGGTCTTCGAGAACAAGGTGGTGCGCTACTTCCTGCGCTTCATCCCCTCGCTGCAGGAGCTGGTGCTGCTCGGGAAGATCCTCTTCCACGCCCAGGAGAAGCGGCCGGACGGCCAGCCGCTCTGGGACACCATCGTCATGGACGCGCCCGCCACGGGCCACGCCATCACCTTCCTGAGCGTGCCCCAGGTGCTGCTGCAGACGGTGCCCCCGGGCCCCATGGCGCGCGAGGCCCTCAAGATGAAGGACGTGCTGGAGGACCCGGCGGTGACGGCGGCGGTGCTGGTGTCCCTGCCCGAGGAGCTGCCGGTGAACGAGACGCTGGAGCTGCACACGGCGCTGCGCACCCGGGTGCGGGTGCGCACGCACGCCGCGGTGCTCAACGCCACCTTCCCCGAGCGCTTCAGCGAGGATGACCTGGAGGCCCTGGTGGACCAGCCCGGCCTCTTGCAGGTGGCGCACGCCCACCACGCCCGGGCGGCGCAGACGGTGCTCGCGCAGGTGAAGCTCGAGCGCAACCTGAACGTGCCCGTGCACCGCGTGCCGCGCATCTTCACCCCCAACTTCGACCGCTCGGCCATCGAGCAGGTCATGCACCACCTGGAGTCCCTGGTGACGGGCAAGGAGGGCGCGTGA
- a CDS encoding VOC family protein produces MSSSPQAEHHHRIDYIELPATDLSAVKRFYAAVFGWRFEDYGPDYTSFHDGRLAGGFTTELPRGSGGVLVVLYSKDLEATLARVREAGGQVVKDVFSFPGGRRFHFTDPSGNELAVWTEP; encoded by the coding sequence ATGTCCTCCTCCCCTCAGGCCGAGCACCACCACCGCATCGACTACATCGAACTGCCCGCCACGGACCTCTCCGCCGTGAAGCGCTTCTACGCCGCCGTCTTCGGCTGGCGCTTCGAGGACTACGGGCCCGACTACACGAGCTTCCACGATGGTCGGCTCGCCGGGGGCTTCACCACCGAGCTGCCCCGGGGCTCCGGCGGGGTGCTCGTCGTCCTCTACTCCAAGGACCTGGAGGCCACGCTCGCCCGGGTGCGCGAGGCGGGCGGCCAGGTGGTGAAGGATGTCTTCTCCTTCCCGGGCGGGCGCCGCTTCCACTTCACGGACCCGAGCGGCAACGAGCTCGCCGTGTGGACCGAGCCGTAA
- a CDS encoding beta-1,3-glucanase family protein: MSPSNPSRARASRTRSTPMLWAGGAALLFASSLGCGMDAVPETNSHEELVQKASAGAVSHVPLAQPLAANVPVVVTNKCPFALQVILSGVGDIPLEPLVNGAKPFRSLATGASYTYSAPSNYPSGRVSAYKTKPTATSPRELEKAEFTLGIDPGNGAQNLYYNLTYVDHVGLPMQITGIGSGAGCKDVRCNKTQSALATAVTNGCPDGLRYQMGGGTICLAPRSFCLDGEYAGDSRRASVCNRLDGEIARCASKYPGQCNPGTAKTPQVYACSPPFFNESAKWCSAITRGMLDNPDSTTVSQYYNTGKPFNLYAKWVHDQCGAVYSFAYDDYPMAANQAGFYTCNGGRQLNVTFCPAG, translated from the coding sequence ATGTCCCCCTCGAATCCCTCGCGCGCCCGGGCGTCCCGGACGCGTTCCACCCCCATGTTGTGGGCCGGCGGTGCCGCGCTCCTGTTCGCCTCGTCGCTGGGCTGCGGCATGGACGCCGTGCCGGAGACGAACAGCCACGAGGAGCTGGTGCAGAAGGCCTCGGCGGGCGCGGTGAGCCACGTCCCCCTGGCGCAGCCCCTGGCGGCCAACGTGCCCGTGGTGGTGACCAACAAGTGCCCCTTCGCGCTGCAGGTCATCCTCTCGGGCGTGGGGGACATTCCCCTGGAGCCCCTGGTCAACGGCGCCAAGCCCTTCCGCAGCCTGGCCACTGGCGCCAGCTACACCTACTCCGCGCCGAGCAACTACCCGAGCGGGCGCGTGAGCGCGTACAAGACCAAGCCCACGGCCACCTCGCCGCGCGAGCTGGAGAAGGCCGAGTTCACCCTGGGCATCGACCCGGGCAACGGCGCGCAGAACCTCTACTACAACCTCACCTACGTGGATCACGTGGGTCTGCCCATGCAGATCACCGGCATCGGCTCGGGCGCGGGCTGTAAGGACGTGCGCTGCAACAAGACCCAGAGCGCCCTGGCCACGGCCGTGACCAATGGGTGTCCGGACGGGCTGCGCTACCAGATGGGCGGCGGCACCATCTGCCTCGCGCCGCGCTCCTTCTGTCTGGATGGCGAGTACGCGGGTGACTCGCGCCGCGCCTCGGTGTGCAACCGCCTGGATGGCGAGATCGCCCGGTGCGCGAGCAAGTACCCCGGCCAGTGCAACCCGGGCACGGCCAAGACGCCCCAGGTCTACGCCTGCTCGCCGCCGTTCTTCAACGAGAGCGCCAAGTGGTGCTCGGCCATCACGCGCGGCATGCTGGACAACCCCGACAGCACGACGGTGAGCCAGTATTACAACACCGGCAAGCCCTTCAACCTGTACGCCAAGTGGGTGCATGACCAGTGCGGCGCGGTGTACTCGTTCGCCTACGACGACTACCCCATGGCGGCCAACCAGGCCGGCTTCTACACCTGCAACGGCGGCCGTCAGCTCAACGTGACGTTCTGCCCCGCGGGCTAG
- a CDS encoding zinc-ribbon domain-containing protein, translating to MIVNCERCQTRFKIPDEKVTERGVKVRCTKCQHTFRVVREGAPSVAADPGAPIAEPAPAARPPAVARPVTPPPEGPRAVAPVSVPPVSFSKAAPPGVKPAGPGAASALDSLFGAPGVPSAPPGVAASRNPRPPGVVPRVPPGTDFPKTPATIDLDPLMEFMGEAPPPPSPVESLRQAARSPVPQAPAGALALGGVQESARPLTPALSLSFDESNPFAQEEAPKAAAPRPMPAPKPAAAPPAQARAPAPVAPPRGPPPASAAPAPRPTPAPVPRPAPAPRAPAPAPAPVFQAFDPAPAALGAEDPFSLPPEPAPAPASLFGAPASFDADDPFSLPSTPAPAPAPVFAAPAPAPVFSAPAPVYEEMEGLEGNNPFVSFEPPPPPAPKPVPAPAPRPAPAPAPPAARIAAPQPAPVPAPAPAAFEDNPFDAFDPTAALPPPDAAEAMPSGIPDWGAPAPAPAAEAMPSGIPDWGAPAQAQGLPSGIPDWGAPAQAPPAGAAPTPFPDFREGDGGAPTRELLPDLPALAPEAPAAPPASEPAAPVVRKDAGERRGARLVQRLAAAAVQAVVVTILMVALAAVALASMNEGRFQWSDLSPEQLREVVAPTMPLVAKEVSNGLYETRAAQPLFFVRGEVENRGASPIRVKVDVALYDGETRVKSAEGLAGAVPNPEEFNALGSAEDAQALRSRLDASAREVAPNARVPFVVFFTDYPSQELGRLRLEVSLSAQDGSRAAGGPRQERVGDAQP from the coding sequence ATGATTGTCAACTGTGAGCGGTGTCAGACGCGGTTCAAGATCCCCGACGAGAAGGTGACGGAAAGGGGAGTCAAGGTCCGCTGCACCAAGTGTCAGCATACCTTCCGGGTCGTGCGCGAGGGGGCCCCCTCCGTCGCCGCCGACCCGGGTGCGCCCATCGCCGAGCCGGCGCCCGCCGCGCGGCCTCCCGCTGTGGCGCGTCCGGTGACGCCTCCCCCGGAAGGACCCCGCGCCGTCGCGCCCGTGTCCGTGCCGCCGGTCTCCTTCAGCAAGGCGGCTCCGCCCGGCGTCAAGCCGGCGGGGCCGGGCGCGGCCTCCGCGCTCGACTCGCTGTTCGGCGCGCCGGGAGTCCCCTCGGCGCCGCCCGGCGTGGCCGCGTCGCGCAACCCCCGCCCCCCCGGGGTGGTGCCGCGCGTGCCTCCGGGCACGGACTTCCCCAAGACGCCGGCGACCATCGACCTGGACCCCTTGATGGAGTTCATGGGCGAGGCGCCGCCGCCGCCCTCGCCCGTGGAGTCGCTCCGGCAGGCGGCCCGGAGCCCAGTGCCCCAGGCCCCCGCGGGCGCGCTCGCGCTCGGCGGGGTGCAGGAGTCGGCGCGTCCCCTGACGCCCGCGCTGTCCCTGTCCTTCGACGAGAGCAACCCCTTCGCCCAGGAAGAGGCGCCCAAGGCCGCCGCCCCCCGGCCGATGCCGGCGCCCAAGCCCGCCGCGGCGCCGCCCGCTCAGGCCCGTGCCCCCGCGCCGGTGGCCCCCCCTCGGGGCCCGCCGCCCGCGAGCGCCGCGCCCGCGCCCCGGCCCACCCCGGCGCCCGTGCCCCGGCCCGCCCCGGCGCCGCGCGCTCCCGCTCCCGCTCCCGCCCCGGTGTTCCAGGCGTTCGACCCGGCCCCCGCGGCGCTTGGCGCGGAGGATCCGTTCTCGCTGCCGCCCGAGCCGGCCCCCGCGCCCGCGTCCCTGTTCGGGGCTCCGGCCTCGTTCGACGCGGACGATCCCTTCTCGCTGCCGTCCACGCCCGCTCCGGCCCCCGCGCCCGTGTTCGCGGCGCCGGCCCCGGCGCCGGTGTTCTCGGCCCCCGCGCCCGTCTACGAGGAGATGGAGGGCCTGGAGGGCAACAACCCGTTCGTCTCCTTCGAGCCGCCCCCGCCGCCCGCGCCCAAGCCGGTCCCCGCGCCCGCGCCCCGGCCGGCTCCCGCGCCCGCGCCGCCCGCGGCCCGGATCGCGGCGCCTCAGCCGGCGCCCGTGCCCGCGCCCGCGCCCGCGGCGTTCGAGGACAACCCCTTCGACGCGTTCGATCCCACGGCCGCGCTGCCTCCGCCGGATGCCGCCGAGGCGATGCCCTCGGGCATCCCGGACTGGGGCGCGCCCGCTCCAGCGCCCGCCGCCGAGGCGATGCCCTCGGGCATCCCGGACTGGGGCGCGCCCGCTCAAGCACAGGGGCTGCCCTCGGGCATCCCGGATTGGGGCGCGCCCGCTCAAGCGCCTCCCGCGGGCGCCGCGCCCACGCCCTTCCCCGACTTCCGCGAGGGAGATGGGGGCGCGCCCACGCGTGAGCTGCTGCCGGATCTGCCGGCGCTCGCGCCCGAGGCGCCCGCCGCGCCGCCCGCGTCGGAGCCCGCCGCGCCCGTGGTGCGCAAGGACGCCGGGGAGCGCCGGGGCGCGCGGCTCGTGCAGCGGCTCGCCGCGGCGGCCGTGCAGGCCGTGGTGGTGACGATCCTCATGGTCGCCCTGGCCGCCGTGGCCCTGGCCTCGATGAACGAGGGCCGCTTCCAGTGGTCCGACCTGTCGCCCGAGCAGCTGCGCGAGGTGGTGGCCCCCACGATGCCCCTGGTGGCCAAGGAGGTGTCCAACGGCCTCTACGAGACGCGCGCCGCCCAGCCCCTGTTCTTCGTGCGGGGCGAGGTGGAGAACCGCGGCGCCTCGCCCATCCGGGTGAAGGTGGATGTCGCCCTGTATGACGGGGAGACGCGGGTGAAGAGCGCGGAGGGCCTGGCCGGCGCCGTGCCCAACCCCGAGGAGTTCAACGCGCTGGGCTCCGCCGAGGACGCCCAGGCGCTGCGCTCCCGGCTGGACGCCTCCGCGCGCGAGGTGGCACCCAACGCGCGAGTCCCCTTCGTCGTCTTCTTCACCGACTACCCCTCGCAGGAGCTGGGGCGTCTGCGGCTCGAGGTCTCGCTCTCCGCCCAGGATGGGTCGCGCGCCGCGGGAGGGCCTCGGCAGGAACGTGTCGGCGATGCCCAGCCGTGA